The nucleotide window ATCGTATGGCGTCTCGGTCCGTCCAACCTGGCCCTGTTTGGCACTACACCCCAGTACGTCTTGATTGCCCTCATCCTGGCTCTTGGCATCGTGCAGATCGGTCAGGCGTGGCGCGTTAACCGCGAGCACCTCAAGGAAGGGGTGGATGAACACGACCGTTACAGCTTCAAGCAGGTTGCCATTCTTGACCTGTCATACCTGGTGACCTTCGGTTCGGAGCTGGCCGTAGTGTCCATGCTGCCCCTGTTCTTTGCCGACACCTTTGGGCTCGAGCCAGTAATGGCAGGCCTGCTCGCCTCCGGTTATGCCTTCATGAACCTGGCGGCCCGTCCCGGTGGCGGCTGGCTCTCTGACAAGTTTGGCCGCAAGAAATCCCTGATTATCCTGCTCGCCGGCCTGATGGTGGGTTATGGTCTGATGAGTCAGATCGGCAGCACCTGGCCCGTGGCACTGGCTGTTATTGCCACCATGTGTTGTTCCTTCTTTGTTCAGGCTGGTGAAGGCGCGGTTTTTGCCACCGTACCGCTGATCAAGCGCCGTCTCACCGGCCAGATTGCCGGCATGGTAGGAGCCTACGGCAATACCGGCGCCGTGATTTTCCTGACCGTGCTGACCTTTGTGGATCCCAGCACCTTCTTCCTGGTGATTGCTGCCAGCGCCGCCGTTGCTCTGGCTGCCGTCCAGTTTCTCGATGAGCCCAAAGGGCACATTGCAGAAATCGACGAAAAAGGGGAAGTTCAGCTTATCAAAGTGGGCTGAACCAAACAGGGCCGGCCGATTCTGGCCGGCTCGTTCAGGAATGAACACAGGATTTGACGATGGACGCTTCCACTGCACCGGTTTCACCTGCCAGCGCTCCCTTGCAAAGCACCGGCAAGGATCCGGATCTGGCCCCTCGAGTTCGCATCGGGCAATACTCCGACAGTGGCCCCAAGCTGCATAACCAGGATGCTCTGGCCATGCAGATCCCTGAAGGTACCCTGTTGCGAACCAAGGGTATCGTGGCGGCACTGGCGGATGGGCTGTCCACCGCTGGCGCAGCGCGTGAAGCGGCCGAGTCCTGTGTGCTCGGTTTCATCACCGATTACTATTCCACACCAGCACTGTGGAGCGTGCCACGGTCTGCACAGAAAGTACTGGAAGCCCTGAACCGCTGGCTTTGCCGCCAAACCCTGGCTGGCGAAAGTCACCTCTGCACGCTGTCCCTGCTAATACTTCGATCACAGACAGCTCACCTGTTCCAGGTGGGCGACTCACGTATATGGCGCCTGCGTAACGACAAGCTGGAATGCCTCACTCGCGATCACAGCCGCATGTTGGGGGATAACCGCCAGGTGCTGACCCGAGTGATGGGAGGAGATACTCGTCTGGATGTGGACTACAGCAGTAGTGATCTGCAGGTGGGTGATATTTTTCTGCTCACCAGCGACGGCGTGCATGGTTTTCTCAGCCGCTCCCGCATGCAAGGCATCCTGCGTGGTTGTTCTAAGCCTGAAATTTGCTCCCAGGCTTTGGTAGAAGCAGCTCTGGCCAACGGCAGCGATGACAACTTGAGCTGCCAGGTACTGGTGGTCGATGCACTGCCAGATGCCAGTGCCGATGAAGTGTTACGTCAACGAGGCAATCTTCCCTTACCCCCACCTCTCAGCCCCGGAGTTCGTGTCGATGGCTTCACCGTACTTCGCGAACTCTATGCCAGTGTACGAAGCCACTTGTACCTGATCGAAGATGAGGAGGGAAAACGCTCTGTTCTGAAAACCCCCTCGGTCAACCTTGAAGACGACCGTTTTTCTCTCGAGCGCTTTGTCATGGAAGGCTGGGTGGGCAATCGGTTACGCAACCCGCATCTGTTACGCTACTTACCCATTCCCGAAAACCCCAGCTGCCTCTATCAGCGTCTGGAGTTCATCGACGGGGTCACGCTCAAGCGCTGGCTTAAAGATCACCCTGACGCCCCGGTGGAAGAAAAACTCTATTTGGCAGACCAGTTGCTGAACGGTATCCGTGCCCTGCACCGTGCCGACGTGATTCATGGTGACCTGAAGCCGGAAAACATCAT belongs to Alcanivorax sediminis and includes:
- a CDS encoding bifunctional protein-serine/threonine kinase/phosphatase → MDASTAPVSPASAPLQSTGKDPDLAPRVRIGQYSDSGPKLHNQDALAMQIPEGTLLRTKGIVAALADGLSTAGAAREAAESCVLGFITDYYSTPALWSVPRSAQKVLEALNRWLCRQTLAGESHLCTLSLLILRSQTAHLFQVGDSRIWRLRNDKLECLTRDHSRMLGDNRQVLTRVMGGDTRLDVDYSSSDLQVGDIFLLTSDGVHGFLSRSRMQGILRGCSKPEICSQALVEAALANGSDDNLSCQVLVVDALPDASADEVLRQRGNLPLPPPLSPGVRVDGFTVLRELYASVRSHLYLIEDEEGKRSVLKTPSVNLEDDRFSLERFVMEGWVGNRLRNPHLLRYLPIPENPSCLYQRLEFIDGVTLKRWLKDHPDAPVEEKLYLADQLLNGIRALHRADVIHGDLKPENIMVDSNGLVRIVDFGSCHCRGMEQANAGIPLGTRDYSAPELVEGTTPSEQSDLFSAGAIIHEMLTGALPWQGRYEKASHQPLPPLQGLNAFIPLWINNVLQISLQRQPNQRFADAAEFRDALRRPVRSVRQIKDTSVNELRLWKGACVVLLMLLMISVSLNQ
- a CDS encoding NarK family nitrate/nitrite MFS transporter, with translation MSADKLNLLNFSAPRIRLLHLSWIAFFITFVVWFSHAPLMGHLREAFDLTTEQVKALLILNVALTIPSRVIIGSLVDRYGPRKVFGSLLIISAFPCWAFAMSTTFEQLAITRLLLGFVGAGFVVGIRLIGEWFPANEVGLAEGVYGGWGNFGSAAAAITLPTVAMMFGGDDGWRWAIASTGLIALLYGLVFLWRARNTPKGSSYFKPKRSAALEVSTKRDLYFYLAMSVPLYAALLVIVWRLGPSNLALFGTTPQYVLIALILALGIVQIGQAWRVNREHLKEGVDEHDRYSFKQVAILDLSYLVTFGSELAVVSMLPLFFADTFGLEPVMAGLLASGYAFMNLAARPGGGWLSDKFGRKKSLIILLAGLMVGYGLMSQIGSTWPVALAVIATMCCSFFVQAGEGAVFATVPLIKRRLTGQIAGMVGAYGNTGAVIFLTVLTFVDPSTFFLVIAASAAVALAAVQFLDEPKGHIAEIDEKGEVQLIKVG